A single genomic interval of Homo sapiens chromosome 7, GRCh38.p14 Primary Assembly harbors:
- the STEAP2 gene encoding metalloreductase STEAP2 isoform c (isoform c is encoded by transcript variant 6), whose product MESISMMGSPKSLSETFLPNGINGIKDARKVTVGVIGSGDFAKSLTIRLIRCGYHVVIGSRNPKFASEFFPHVVDVTHHEDALTKTNIIFVAIHREHYTSLWDLRHLLVGKILIDVSNNMRINQYPESNAEYLASLFPDSLIVKGFNVVSAWALQLGPKDASRQVYICSNNIQARQQVIELARQLNFIPIDLGSLSSAREIENLPLRLFTLWRGPVVVAISLATFFFLYSFVRDVIHPYARNQQSDFYKIPIEIVNKTLPIVAITLLSLVYLAGLLAAAYQLYYGTKYRRFPPWLETWLQCRKQLGLLSFFFAMVHVAYSLCLPMRRSERYLFLNMAYQQVHANIENSWNEEEVWRIEMYISFGIMSLGLLSLLAVTSIPSVSNALNWREFSFIQIFCSFADTQTELELEFVFLLTLLL is encoded by the exons ATGGAATCAATCTCTATGATGGGAAGCCCTAAGAGCCTTAGTGAAACTTTTTTACCTAATGGCATAAATGGTATCAAAGATGCAAGGAAGGTCACTGTAGGTGTGATTGGAAGTGGAGATTTTGCCAAATCCTTGACCATTCGACTTATTAGATGCGGCTATCATGTGGTCATAGGAAGTAGAAATCCTAAGTTTGCTTCTGAATTTTTTCCTCATGTGGTAGATGTCACTCATCATGAAGATGCtctcacaaaaacaaatataatatttgTTGCTATACACAGAGAACATTATACCTCCCTGTGGGACCTGAGACATCTGCTTGTGGGTAAAATCCTGATTGATGTGAGCAATAACATGAGGATAAACCAGTACCCAGAATCCAATGCTGAATATTTGGCTTCATTATTCCCAGATTCTTTGATTGTCAAAGGATTTAATGTTGTCTCAGCTTGGGCACTTCAGTTAGGACCTAAGGATGCCAGCCGGCAg GTTTATATATGCAGCAACAATATTCAAGCGCGACAACAGGTTATTGAACTTGCCCGCCAGTTGAATTTCATTCCCATTGACTTGGGATCCTTATCATCAGCCAGAGAGATTGAAAATTTACCCCTACGACTCTTTACTCTCTGGAGAGGGCCAGTGGTGGTAGCTATAAGCTtggccacattttttttcctttattcctttgtCAGAGATGTGATTCATCCATATGCTAGAAACCAACAGAGTGACTTTTACAAAATTCCTATAGAGATTGTGAATAAAACCTTACCTATAGTTGCCATTACTTTGCTCTCCCTAGTATACCTCGCAGGTCTTCTGGCAGCTGCTTATCAACTTTATTACGGCACCAAGTATAGGAGATTTCCACCTTGGTTGGAAACCTGGTTACAGTGTAGAAAACAGCTTGGATTACTAAGTTTTTTCTTCGCTATGGTCCATGTTGCCTACAGCCTCTGCTTACCGatgagaaggtcagagagatatTTGTTTCTCAACATGGCTTATCAGCAG GTTCATGCAAATATTGAAAACTCTTGGAATGAGGAAGAAGTTTGGAGAATTGAAATGTATATCTCCTTTGGCATAATGAGCCTTGGCTTACTTTCCCTCCTGGCAGTCACTTCTATCCCTTCAGTGAGCAATGCTTTAAACTGGAGAGAATTCAGTTTTATTCAG